The Methanomicrobia archaeon genome includes a region encoding these proteins:
- a CDS encoding class I SAM-dependent methyltransferase family protein, translating into MNEDAMKTDHLPCVKAPKRRGEEIRRALRERELLRTDARITADDTFIYLPLVRALTDAELEELGGTELTTREFALLERRKSIEDIVGFKPSYEVVGDIIVLTEEVPAEKEEHKIADALIRLHRSIKVVAKRISAVEGVYRTRRLAVIAGEQRTETMHTENACKFKLDLEKVYFNPRLARERNRVASQTAQSGKPEEIIDMFAGVGPFAIQIAKRAPQSHVTAIDINPDAIRYLTENMALNRVQNVDAVVGDIRELHTQFRNTADRIIMNLPKSAYLFLREALSMLKPQGGIIHFYDLESAYPADDLEKHKVIEIAMTEAKEKLLTTLQEMSDEFPSYSVEIAETRKVKPYAPYAYIIGIDVSLEKYRTAY; encoded by the coding sequence ATGAACGAAGACGCTATGAAGACCGATCATCTGCCCTGCGTGAAAGCACCGAAGCGACGAGGTGAAGAGATCAGACGAGCGTTGAGAGAGCGCGAGCTGCTGAGAACCGACGCCCGGATAACCGCTGATGACACGTTCATTTATCTACCGCTCGTACGCGCTCTAACCGATGCAGAATTGGAGGAACTAGGTGGCACGGAATTAACCACGCGCGAATTTGCACTTTTAGAACGGAGAAAGAGCATCGAGGATATTGTCGGATTTAAACCGTCGTACGAGGTAGTAGGCGACATCATCGTGCTCACTGAAGAGGTCCCCGCGGAAAAAGAAGAGCACAAAATCGCCGATGCGCTTATACGCCTCCACAGGAGCATCAAAGTAGTAGCCAAGCGTATTTCCGCGGTCGAAGGCGTGTACCGAACGCGGCGGCTGGCAGTAATCGCTGGTGAGCAGCGGACAGAGACGATGCACACGGAGAACGCGTGCAAATTCAAGCTCGATCTGGAGAAGGTCTATTTCAATCCGCGGTTGGCCAGGGAACGAAATAGGGTTGCGTCGCAGACGGCTCAGAGCGGAAAACCGGAGGAAATAATCGATATGTTTGCCGGTGTCGGCCCTTTCGCCATACAGATCGCGAAACGCGCACCGCAGAGTCACGTGACCGCCATCGACATCAATCCCGATGCGATACGGTATCTTACGGAAAATATGGCGCTGAATCGCGTGCAAAACGTCGACGCTGTGGTAGGAGACATTCGTGAGCTTCATACGCAATTCAGGAACACCGCAGATCGAATCATCATGAACCTGCCGAAGAGCGCGTATCTGTTCCTCCGCGAAGCACTGAGCATGCTCAAACCTCAGGGCGGGATCATTCATTTTTACGATCTCGAATCCGCCTACCCTGCAGACGATCTAGAAAAACATAAAGTTATCGAAATAGCGATGACAGAAGCGAAGGAGAAATTGCTGACAACGCTACAGGAAATGAGCGACGAGTTCCCATCGTATTCGGTGGAAATAGCCGAAACAAGGAAAGTGAAACCGTACGCACCCTACGCGTATATAATCGGGATTGATGTGAGTTTAGAGAAATATAGGACCGCTTATTGA
- the lysS gene encoding lysine--tRNA ligase — protein MHWSLAIAQDIVSKRKEQKHVVATGITPSGAIHVGNLREIITGDAIYTSLRDMGVDARLIYIADTFDPLRRRYPFLPPEYEAHVGKPLTEIPDPEGRLPSYADHFLQPFLSSLDELGIEIEVFRADELYKAGRYVEMIKEALVRKEEVSRVIKDVSGRDLPEEWSPFNPLCEVCDRINAAVVKDYDLEKEKVYYECKCGHTGVASFTGGGKLAWRVDWAARWKIFGVTIEPFGKDHASPGGSFDTGTRLSEEIYAYPAPYPIPFEHILLKLQQGEGTTKAKVTAMSSSRGTNVPVHEIVEAVPPVILKYVISRVRPEKHIEFNPSLPLLNLVDVYEREIGSIGSGIAGTIPFRHLITLVQIARGDASELLTVIKRSGYELHEDNDEEIKEISKKARYAENWLRTYAPENVKFEVQTAISIEELNELSAAQKEALKLMALELQTGTNLNAADWHDKIYEVASIVNTEPKEIFKAIYIALLGKPSGPRAGWLLASLDTEFLRKRFEAVGTV, from the coding sequence ATGCACTGGTCGTTAGCAATCGCACAGGACATCGTATCGAAGCGGAAAGAGCAAAAGCATGTTGTTGCCACCGGTATTACGCCATCGGGCGCTATTCACGTGGGTAATCTGCGGGAGATAATAACCGGTGACGCCATATACACTTCGCTCAGGGATATGGGTGTGGACGCACGACTCATTTACATCGCGGACACGTTTGACCCGTTACGGCGACGATACCCGTTCCTCCCTCCGGAATACGAAGCGCATGTGGGCAAGCCGCTGACGGAGATCCCGGACCCTGAAGGACGCCTGCCTTCATATGCTGATCACTTCTTACAGCCGTTCCTCAGCTCTCTGGACGAGTTGGGCATAGAAATCGAGGTTTTCAGGGCCGACGAGCTGTATAAGGCCGGCCGATACGTGGAGATGATAAAGGAAGCGTTAGTGCGCAAGGAGGAGGTATCGCGGGTCATAAAGGACGTTTCCGGGAGGGACCTGCCAGAAGAGTGGTCACCCTTCAATCCGCTTTGTGAGGTGTGCGACAGGATCAACGCCGCGGTGGTCAAGGATTACGATCTCGAGAAGGAGAAAGTGTATTACGAGTGCAAATGCGGGCACACGGGCGTTGCTTCGTTTACCGGCGGTGGTAAACTGGCGTGGCGAGTGGATTGGGCAGCGCGGTGGAAGATCTTTGGCGTTACCATCGAGCCGTTTGGCAAGGATCACGCTTCGCCCGGGGGCTCGTTTGACACCGGCACGCGACTATCCGAAGAGATATACGCGTACCCTGCGCCGTATCCTATCCCGTTCGAGCATATCCTCTTGAAGCTGCAGCAGGGCGAGGGCACGACGAAGGCGAAAGTTACCGCGATGTCATCGTCCCGGGGCACGAATGTCCCCGTGCATGAGATCGTAGAGGCTGTACCACCGGTAATTTTAAAGTATGTCATATCGAGGGTGCGACCGGAGAAGCATATAGAATTTAACCCCTCGTTACCGTTGCTCAACCTGGTCGACGTGTATGAGCGCGAGATCGGGAGTATAGGAAGCGGCATTGCGGGAACAATTCCGTTCCGTCATCTCATCACGCTTGTGCAAATAGCCCGTGGCGATGCCTCGGAACTCCTCACGGTTATTAAACGGAGCGGCTACGAGCTTCATGAGGATAACGACGAGGAGATAAAGGAGATAAGTAAGAAAGCGCGGTACGCGGAGAACTGGCTGCGAACCTACGCACCGGAGAACGTGAAGTTCGAAGTGCAAACGGCGATATCAATAGAGGAATTAAACGAGTTGTCTGCAGCTCAGAAAGAGGCGTTGAAGCTCATGGCACTGGAGTTACAGACAGGCACGAATCTGAATGCTGCTGACTGGCACGATAAGATCTACGAGGTAGCCTCCATCGTCAACACGGAGCCAAAGGAGATTTTCAAAGCGATTTATATCGCATTATTGGGGAAGCCCTCAGGACCACGTGCAGGCTGGCTGCTTGCCTCTCTGGATACTGAGTTTCTAAGGAAACGGTTTGAAGCTGTAGGAACGGTCTAA
- a CDS encoding pyridoxal-phosphate dependent enzyme: MNAGTLDEIITGKVTIVDANKVLNEAAKEGKIVIPTPLIKTSDFFTKKTGARNIYLKCETFQRTGSFKIRGAYYKLFKLRSQNPSCSEVTAASAGNHAQGVALSAQMLDLDATIFVPKNAPAFKLHAIGDYGATVIEVESLFDGIKQAKRRAKKQLGHEDFFIHPFDDYDIIAGQGTIGLEIFEQIVAERLKENPEKKREELERSLKDEEFTVIVPVGGGGLIAGIAIALKKVCKCKRVKIVGVQTTAVPSMAKARTKEAAIKKASTQKEQKGGRLSDEEFKKIVELSDDEFGFTIADGIKIRAIGRRTFEIYQNYVDDLVMVSDRQIAGAIYNLLVREKIVAEAAAAVSFAALLSVLEEQYVKGKNVIVVISGGNIDLNLLVWTLIQQHSRECYTFRIEGEVEDRPGMLADVCHIIAENEGGIIQVHEDRMRSELNPGKMFISIYVEALGKREPAAISNDIRAALEEIHYDLKVTRLE, translated from the coding sequence ATGAACGCAGGCACTCTCGATGAGATTATCACTGGAAAAGTTACTATCGTGGATGCAAATAAGGTCTTAAACGAGGCAGCAAAAGAAGGAAAGATCGTGATCCCAACGCCACTTATTAAAACGTCAGACTTTTTTACCAAGAAGACAGGAGCACGTAATATTTATCTTAAATGTGAGACTTTCCAAAGGACGGGTTCGTTTAAGATACGAGGTGCTTATTACAAGCTCTTTAAATTAAGAAGCCAAAACCCGTCTTGCAGCGAAGTCACCGCGGCATCCGCAGGTAATCATGCTCAAGGCGTAGCGTTGAGCGCACAGATGTTAGATCTCGATGCTACAATATTTGTGCCCAAAAATGCACCTGCTTTCAAGCTTCATGCAATAGGAGATTATGGAGCGACCGTAATAGAAGTAGAGAGCCTTTTTGACGGTATAAAGCAAGCGAAACGGCGGGCCAAAAAGCAGTTGGGGCATGAAGATTTTTTCATACACCCGTTTGACGACTATGATATCATCGCAGGCCAAGGCACGATTGGATTGGAAATCTTTGAGCAGATTGTCGCCGAAAGGCTGAAAGAGAATCCGGAGAAAAAGAGGGAGGAGCTCGAAAGGAGCTTAAAGGATGAAGAGTTCACCGTGATAGTTCCCGTAGGCGGTGGTGGGTTAATAGCAGGTATTGCAATTGCGCTCAAAAAGGTTTGTAAGTGTAAAAGAGTGAAAATAGTGGGCGTTCAGACTACTGCGGTGCCGAGTATGGCAAAAGCACGTACTAAGGAAGCGGCTATCAAGAAGGCGAGCACGCAAAAAGAGCAAAAAGGGGGACGGTTATCCGATGAAGAATTCAAGAAAATTGTTGAGTTAAGCGATGACGAATTCGGCTTTACTATCGCTGACGGGATAAAAATTCGTGCGATTGGGCGAAGAACTTTTGAGATTTATCAGAATTACGTCGATGATCTCGTCATGGTTAGTGACCGGCAAATTGCCGGAGCCATTTATAACCTGTTAGTGAGAGAGAAAATCGTTGCAGAAGCCGCCGCAGCCGTCTCGTTTGCGGCCTTACTTTCTGTGCTTGAAGAGCAATATGTAAAGGGCAAAAACGTTATTGTTGTTATTAGCGGTGGAAATATCGATCTCAACTTGCTCGTGTGGACACTGATTCAGCAACATTCGAGAGAATGTTATACCTTCAGAATAGAAGGCGAAGTGGAAGATCGACCCGGTATGCTTGCGGATGTATGTCATATCATTGCAGAGAACGAAGGAGGGATTATACAAGTGCACGAAGATCGAATGAGAAGCGAATTAAATCCGGGCAAAATGTTTATTAGTATTTATGTCGAAGCGTTAGGGAAGAGAGAGCCAGCAGCCATTAGTAACGACATTCGTGCAGCCCTAGAAGAGATACATTATGACTTGAAGGTCACGCGTCTTGAATGA
- a CDS encoding AAA family ATPase, whose amino-acid sequence MATKIALFNHKGGVSKTTTTFNLGWMLAEQGKKVMLVDADPQCNLTGLILGYKYVELEDFYEKGHDNNLRDGLAPAFESMPKLIGAVDCIKVDGRDGLFLLPGHIRLAEYDVTLGIAQELTGSIQTLKNLPGSINYLLNKTAVKYGIDYILIDMSPSLSSINQNLLMISNYFLVPTNPDYYSVMAIDSLTTILKKWNAWSKEAQKMYILKEAEYPFPEITPKFLGTVIQKYRLRGGKPSKGFQHWVDEINDMVKKRLVPELTTQKMILSEESYRTNGIASDYCLATIPDFNTLIATSQDAQTPVFSLTREQIEHVGIVLDKSLESVESFHDIFDELAKKIDGLINYEDGN is encoded by the coding sequence ATGGCTACAAAAATAGCGCTTTTTAACCATAAAGGTGGTGTTAGTAAGACGACTACAACCTTTAATCTTGGATGGATGTTAGCGGAGCAAGGCAAAAAAGTAATGCTAGTCGATGCTGATCCACAGTGCAATTTAACGGGTTTAATACTTGGTTATAAGTACGTTGAGTTAGAGGACTTTTATGAAAAGGGACACGATAACAACCTACGGGATGGATTAGCACCTGCTTTTGAATCTATGCCAAAGTTGATTGGCGCTGTCGATTGCATTAAGGTTGATGGGCGAGATGGATTGTTTTTATTACCGGGGCATATCAGATTGGCAGAATATGATGTAACTCTTGGTATTGCACAAGAACTTACTGGATCTATTCAAACATTAAAAAATTTGCCCGGTTCTATAAACTATCTATTGAATAAAACAGCTGTTAAATATGGGATAGACTATATATTAATTGATATGAGTCCGAGTTTAAGTTCAATCAACCAGAATTTACTCATGATTAGCAATTACTTCCTTGTTCCAACTAACCCTGATTACTATTCTGTTATGGCTATAGATTCTTTAACTACGATTTTAAAGAAATGGAATGCTTGGTCTAAAGAAGCTCAAAAAATGTATATCTTAAAGGAGGCAGAATATCCATTTCCAGAGATAACACCAAAATTTTTAGGAACAGTTATTCAGAAATATCGGTTACGGGGGGGAAAACCGTCCAAAGGTTTTCAGCATTGGGTAGATGAAATAAATGACATGGTGAAAAAACGATTAGTGCCAGAATTGACCACCCAAAAAATGATTTTATCTGAAGAAAGTTACAGAACAAATGGTATTGCTTCTGATTACTGTTTAGCAACAATACCTGATTTTAATACGTTAATTGCAACATCACAAGACGCGCAAACGCCTGTGTTTTCACTAACACGAGAGCAAATTGAACATGTGGGTATAGTACTCGATAAAAGCTTAGAAAGTGTTGAAAGCTTCCATGATATATTTGATGAATTGGCTAAAAAAATAGATGGCTTGATAAATTATGAAGACGGTAATTAG